The Drosophila sulfurigaster albostrigata strain 15112-1811.04 chromosome 3, ASM2355843v2, whole genome shotgun sequence genomic sequence CCGCAACCGACGTCGAAAAACCTGGAGCTTGGCATTCTCGGCAAGCTGCACTGCAAGGCACAGGGGACTCCAACACCACAGGTTCAATGGCTAAGGGTAAGTAGAGATCAATCATCAATTTCTTAGTAGACGAAATTCTTTCTTCGTTGGAATAATTCTTGTGATAATTGTCCTTCACTTCCCATATTAGCATTTGAAATACCGATACTATTTTAGAAAGTTTCGTTGCATTGTCTCTCCTTCTTTTCatgataatttaaaatatcacTAATGTTCAATAgtgataaaaatataagaatgTTTCGTTATGAATGTCTTTTAACATAATTAGAGCATAAAAATGAACTAAGAATACGTTACAAGACTGCactcaataaaagtaaacagtactgtattattgttaaaatcaacaaaattaatataccaagagaaatacttaaatacacCTCTTACATTTTCTGTTGGCACTAAGTTCTATTCCCTTATTACCTTGAGCATCGGgtctataaattataaaagtatAAACTTTTTACAAATgtcttcttaaaatatattcggaatataattgaatttctcaattttttaTGCCGCTATTCATTCGAATTCTCGTAGctatacatttttgataaGCTAGAATACCATTCGTTTACGAATGGAGAACTCTATATCTATTCATTGAGTGTTATGTCAGAACTCATTGGTACTccattcatatgtatgtatatggtagGTCGCCATCCCGCGGGGCTGAGTGTGAGGTTGCATGTCCAcctggaaaattgaaaaatgctaCGTGGTGCTGTGtaaacttttcttttcaaCAAGCgcatttcatatgcaaaacTCTATTGAGTTCTATCTAGCTAACATGCCCATTGGGCCCCTCCTCTACCTCTAATATCCAGTCAAAAGTCCTTTGTTTGCAGCTGTTTGCGAGGACCAACCAATTTTGACAACTGTTTGTCCATTTGCCGGAACAACTGTCCCGCACCACCactaccaacaaaaaaaaaatagaaaaataggAGAAAACACAACAATACTAACAAAAGTCCCCCAACGAAGTTTTTTCTATTTGGACTGGTTTTTTGGTCTAAAACAAACGCATATGGCCTGAGCTCCCTCCTCTCGGTTGTCaaggtttttgcattttagatGAAAACGCGTCGCAACTGGATTTTGAAATTGGTTTCTAATAGTCCACAATTCTATCTCCCTTTCTCTTTGCCCCCTCATCTCTTCAGGATGCGGCGAATGACTCGCTGCCAGAGCACGTGGATGACATCAATGGCACTTTAACCTTTAAGAATGTGAGCGCCGAGCATCGAGGCAACTACACGTGCGTGGCCAGCAATAGCCAGGGACAGATTAACGCCACAGTCTCCATCAATGTGGTGGTCACACCAAAGTTTAGCGTCGCACCCGTGGGACCCATTGAGACAACCGAACAGGGCGTGGCTGTCATACACTGTCAGGCAATTGGAGATCCCAAGCCAACGATACAGTGGGACAAGGACTTGCAATTCCTCAGCGAGAACAACACGGATCGTCAACGTTTCAGCTTCTTGGAGAATGGCACACTCGAAATCCGCAATGTCCAGGCCGAGGATGAGGGCAAATACGGCTGCACAATTGGCAACAGTGCGGGATTGAAGCGCGAAGAGGTTCGTCTGCTGGTGCGCAGCAATGGCGATGGTTTCATAACCGAGGAATCAGCTGGGGATGGTTTTCTGGTGACACGTGCCGTGCTCATCACCATGACCGTTGCCTTGGCCTACATTGTGCTTGTGGTGGGACTGATGCTCTGGTGTCGCTATCGTCGCCAGGCGCGCAAGGCCCGCCTCAATGAGCTGAGCATTAAGGAGGCCGGCGGTGATCAGCCGGAATCGGGAAAGAACACTGAGCAGGAGCCATGTCTGGCGAAGCAGTCACGCAACGGACATGGCAAATCACGAGGCGCCAACGGGGATGCCCAGAAATCCGATGACACCGCCTGCAGCCAACAGTCGAGGGCATCAAAGAAATCGGCTCATATCTACGAGCAACTGGCTCTGCCTCGCTCCGGTCTCAGCGAGCTCATACAAATTGGACGCGGAGAGTTTGGCGACGTCTTTGTTGGCAAGCTGAAGGCTTCGCTGGTGTCGACGCAGTCACAAAGTGACAAGGACACGGATCCGGAGAAGCAGCATAGTAACAGCGAAAATGGCAGCGGAGCCAGCGGCAGCGGAAGCACCACATTGAGCACGCTAAACGAGAAGCGTCGCTCTAAGACCTCAATGGATGACATCGAGGAGATCAAAGAGGAGGAACCGTCACAGCCAGACCAAACGGAAACCACACCCGATCAACTGGTGCTGGTCAAGGCGCTCAACAAGGTTAAGGATGAGCAGGCTTGCCAGGAGTTCCGACGACAACTCGACTTGCTACGCGCCATCTCGCACAAAGGTGTCGTGCGTCTGTTTGGTCTGTGCCGGGAAAAGGATCCGCACTACATGGTGCTCGAGTACACAGACTGGGGAGATCTCAAACAATTTCTACTGGCCACCGCCGGCAAGGTGAACACTGCCACAGCTGGATCCTCACCGCCGCCACTAACCACCAGTCAAATGTTGGCTGTGGCTTATCAAATAGCCCGTGGCATGGACGCCATCTATCGCGCCCGATTCACACACAGGTAAGATGGAAATAATTACTAGGATTCGGCATATAAGAAACTAAAgctagaataataataatataatataatatttgtaagaCTGTATAGATATAAGCTTTATATAGATTCCATTTCATAACATCAGAAAAAAAATCGTAACTTTTATGTAGGGAACAACCTCAATAAAATTTGAGTTGATTTAGGCAATAACTTCCTTTCAATTAGAATATTAATTCCTACTTGTGCGCTATATATTTGGCAGCCCATATTATTTTGacatgcatatattttttatactacatatagtatattatttattcttaatatattaaataccgaaaaatagAAGTTCTCTTTTAAAAGTGCCCAAGCTAATAacgaaattttaatgaaataagttatttaatgCTTAAGGAAGCTTAGGGACTCTCGCCTAAAAAttagcattttcatttcatttcatgcttttactcgtattttattttaagtacaCTTCCTTTACCTAACTTTACAAGAAATGGCAATTTATCTTAAATGCTTGATAAATACAGCACTTatgacaataacaaaattagtCACGCTCTGTGGAATAATTATAGCCATTAACCCAAACTTCTTACTTCTACTCCTGTCtcccttaaaaaaaaacagagactTGGCCACACGCAACTGCGTTATCTCCAGTGAATTTATCGTGAAAGTAGCTTATCCGGCACTATGCAAGGATAAATATAGTCGGGAATATCACAAGCATCGCAACACGCTGCTGCCAATCCGCTGGCTGGCACCGGAGTGCATCCAAGAGGATGAGTACACCACCAAAAGCGACATCTTTGCCTTCGGCGTGGTGGTGTGGGAACTATTCAATCAAGCCACCAAGCTGCCCCACGAGGACCTAACCAATGAGCAGGTGGTGCAACGTGCGATGGCCAACACCCTGGAATGGTCCGTAGCCGATAGTACACCAGCCAGCCTCAAGGAGATTTTGGTGAGTAAATATACGAAGGCCATTTCTCTCGAAGAATGACAGCTAATTAATACGATATCCTGTGcacactttgtttttttcttcccgTTACGATAATAGCTCACCTGCTGGTTGACCAATCCCAAAGAACGTCCATCCTTCAGTCAGTTGGGAGCCGCGCTCAGCAAGGCCATGCAAAGTGCTGAGAAATAATTAGCGACAGCGTTGCCAGATTGATGACTGAATTAGTGTTGGCAAACGTTATAacttaacattaacatttgcTAACTACgccaaatataatttgtagtatttttcatAGTATATAGAGGAGTACTCGCAAAATGCCGCAGCATTTGCTTGAATCATTTGCGAGAGTCCAATGTTATCGCATCGTACTGAGTTCtatgtatttaaatgctaGGCGTGTGTTCAACATGCGCACTTAATGCTAAACCTAGGATAAGAATACGTATAATCAcacaactacatacatacatagaaaaTTGTGTATGCAGTTGAATTGTAAAAACCGTAAGCATTGATATCTTCTCTAAAGTATTTGCGTGGTGCTGCATAAAATATGCagctaaaatgtaaataaaaactgccacaaacaatttgcatttaaaccAGTTGAAGCATTTATAGCCGTAGTCTTTGggtattttgagaaatattttcaaatctcccaaaaaatgcgaatatacatatatatatttaatgataaGATCAATTTTATAATGTAATCTTACATACtgataaacaaacaatttgaagcatttacatacataagttcataaatacatatgcatatttataattaaattaaataaaatacacaattaaTTACAACGagtattttaatttccaaattcAATTACCTACTTAAGCcaaatttttaaacataaatacatacataattacgtataacataatttctaaatacataaaaagaaaataaatcgtAACAAATTTATAACTAGCCGTTTAAGCTTTGATGCATGtttacaaaacatttaaatgaaataataaacacggaataaataaagtaaaatgaaatgaaataagcAATGGCCGAAAtggaaatcattttaaatgcttaGCCCCAAAAAGCGACAGTCagagtaaaaagaaaaaatgaaaagtcaaagctgaaatgcaaataaaaaacccTTGGGGCCAAAATCCGGAGTCGGGTTCCGGCCTTGTTATGCTGTGTAACTACTTTTTATAGACATTTCATTTGGCGTGGCAAATTTGTTGATGGTCCTTCGCGAAGAAGTCCCGCCAACGATTTGCCATCCCGCTCATTCACACTCCACTTGATTTGAAAAATGAGCGCCTATTGAATTGGCGGATTGAACATTCGGTTTCGGGTTGCCTGACAAAACAACATGGCAATAAACCGTAAAGTTGCCTTGGCTTATTGAGGCTTTAAGTTGCCCCGGAAGTTGACTAGGATCCCTACGATGAAGAGCCTAGGTTGCGAAAAAGTTTCTCGTGCGAAAACTTTACCAGTCGACCGAGcgatatttgcatttgaatcaacaacaaacacccAACACAATGAGCTGGCATTTTTTTCCTGCTTTTTTCTTGGATTTTGCCTTAGTTtactttctctttctttttttttttggtaattgtGGGCAGCTGTGGCAGGTTTGAGCCAAAAGCATAGGCTGTTTAGCATTTCATGGCACGTACAAATTTTCTGTCATGAATTTCAAATGCCTAAGCGCAAAGGCTGATTGAACAGTTTCTACGAAAAGTGCCAAAAAGTATTACATCCTGTCGTGTAGCGAGACGCTAATACTCTTCCTTTATATTGGAAGGGTATTTacttaaaagaatttaaatttcaaaaaaaaattaagtattacatttatattttatatattttagatacaGTTTTTAACATAACAGAAAacttttatgaaaattatgaaatttaatatgttttatttatctGAGCAATTGGTCAATGGCAACCTAATGAATGGATCTGAATGTCTTATTTGTTTGTAGTGTATCGCCTGCAAGTCCAAAGCCGTACGCTTGGCTTAACAAGGATTTTAATTTGAGCATAGTTCGCATTCAGGTGCCTAGTAGACATTTATGAGCAATTAGTAGGAGATGGATCCAAATAACTGAATAGTAAATCAAAGATTTTTCGGACCAGCtgtatagaaaaaatatttgcatttagttTGATGGAATAGAAAAAACTCTTTGCCTACGTCTGTCATGGCGTTTCCTGTGAATGGACATGAATAAATCAATGTCGAATGCAGCTGAATTCAACGTCAACGCGGCATCGTGTGCAATGGTTTGTTGTCATGTGTTTTGCATGGCTGATGGCTTGCCAAATGGAACTGTTGAAAAATACATGAAGCCAGCcgcacatggcgtatgcgcaatatttgtatacatgaattttggtatgtttttgcggcagctgcagcaacaaagcCTAAGCTTAccatatttttttctacatTTACATATCGCACACAAAAATgccattcaatttattaatatcgCACGAGAGGGCAAGGGAAAATGGCTTTACCAATTGAAGCGTAAAATGtgcattactcatacgccgcaTATGCCTCACATCAACACACAGTGTTGtgtggtgtatgtgtgtgtgtgcccccAGATGACCTACGCCACTTTATTATGCCTTTTAcctgcacacatacatattactTTACACATTAAACATTACGCATTACGTATTAcgcattgcgcatacgtcgTGTAGGCCAACGGAGTAAATTTATGCACGACAAAAGTAAAtgtttggcaaataaattacgCGCAAAATTAAGGGTTTTGTATGTGAGTTATAAGTGAGTTGGCAATTGACTGCAAAACTCAACTCGTTGCCAAAAAACAAAGCGCCGGATTGTTGGCAGTAAAACGGCCGCAAGGCAACTTCAACTTGCAACTCTGAGCATGAagcacacacaatacacaagGCCGCTCTTGACAACGGGAACAGAGAATAGAGAACGGAGTTCGGAGGTCGGGGAACAACAGCCTCATTATGTAGTCGCCGAAAACATATTTTCGCATTCATCAGAaaggcaaaacttttgcagaGAGTCTGCCTCTGACTCTGCTGACTTCCTGGCACATAATTGAGGCACATCGCAGACTCATTTGTTACCGACTCCTCCACATAATCATATTGCTGTCAGTAGGGTAACTCTCTTCCAGCCCATGCCACACCATCTCTATTTAATATGAGCTTGCTGCACATTTGATAGCTTGGCCTCgattttatggcattttcattttagaaCTTGCAGCGCAATTAGTGTGCCAGAGTTTGACAAAGTTTTGAATTGTGTTTTTAGGCCAAACGAAATGAACATCTGCCATCATTAATGGGTTACTTCAACTCGTGTGCAACTGCAGCACATCATTCAAGTCAACAattggaaattcaaaaaataaaacaacccCCGAAgcaattcttaaaaaaaaccCATCGTGTCTTTCCTTTAAAAGAAAGTTTGAAAATCCCACACGTTCTGCGctactaatttaattatttcattcacTTGATAAAATATTCAACTGAAGACTTTTAGTGAATCAGTGCAACAAGCCAGACAACTGGCGACTCTCACTCTGTTACTCCAAAATCTACAGCCACGCGCCTCGGTTGCAAAGCCTTTTGAGcgtataaatttaattaaattagtttcaaCTTGCGTGAGTCGAGCCCCAACTgtaaaaatgggaaaatattttcatatttctacgTCTTCTCTAAAAGGGGCTGCTTGGCACTACGATTACCCCAAAAAGTCACCACCCAGAATGGTAAGGAGACTCACGTTTTGGCCACAGTGTTGACGCTGATGCTACTTTACGATTATTTGAAGATTATGACAACTTTCTGCTGATCTCAGCGAAACTCGGCACTGTGGATAATTTTGTCAAATATTAACATATTCAATAAGCAGGCTGTATTTAGTTTGTgtgttaaatacatattttaaacaatttttaaattttatattttgttaccagtttttagaaattgtatcttaaataaaaataaatttatttttaagccccaattattttaaagtaatttttattgaataatattatgcatttataaattatgatataaatttattattaagtggacaaaaaggaaaactttgaaaatatgttttacaaatttacatactagttttataaatttgtatacatttttttaaaaaatattaaataaaattaaatatttattgataatgatgaacatttccatttttgtaattatttgactttatattaaaacgtaatttttaaataaacatatatttcacaaatttcttcagtttaaatttacttattacTAGATTTTACATTATATCTTAATTTTctagtttgtttatttatttataaataatgataaaaatttgagtttattcattatttattttagtaagattgaaatttaatgataaCACTGACCCATTGTATTGGTTTGTCTGTAAGAATTGATGTGCTTTTGAACGACCTGCAATAGTATGGTAAATTAATGTTAAGATGTGAGAGGAAAAAGGTCAATAAAgttgcaaatacaaaatataaacgGGAAAAAACTAATTAGCGTTAAATGAGGGTAAACTTCGAAATGTGCTTgacagtttcagttttgaaaTGATGCCGCGTGGCAGGCTAATGGCTGGCAGTGGAAATTATGGCCATGTCAGAATGAGATGGGGCAGAGACAGAAACAGGGACAGAAACAGGGACACAGCACAGCATGGCTGAGACTCAAGAGCAGACAGACAGGTGAGCTGATTGTGCTGTGCTTAAAGCAACTGGTTTAAAGTTGGCAAAGATTTAACCGCCGGTTATTTAGACAAACAGCCAAGACTTGAGTGCAGACAAAGGCGACATTGAACCAAccctgtcgactgtcgactgtttGGCAAAAGGGATACGGTACAAACGAGGGGGAACGGggtggtgtggtgtggtgcAGGACATGCATTAACCAAACAGCTGAGCCTTTGTGTTGACTCATTAACGCACAGGCAACCAAGCGAGACAGGAAGAGAAAGCGAATGAGAGAGAACGACAACGAGGAACAAGTGAAGAGCAGAAATGAAACATCAGCCAGAAGCCAGCAAGCGTCGTTCATTCTACGTAACGTttcaagtgaaataaataccCCCAAAGtcataaaaaccaaacacaaaacaacaacaataacaacaagagcaagagcagcaacaacactgaGCTACCCTCAATGGGTGCCACGTCTGGCAGGcgacatcatcatcgtcgtcgtcgtcgtcgtcgacgttgtcgccatcgtcgttgtcgtcgccaCTCGAGTTGACTTGAATGGTTTTTGGTTCTACTCGTggccctgctgctgctcgtggTTCTGCTCCTGGTGCTCGTCCCGGCTCCATTCTGAACTTCAGCTCGACGTAGagtaacaattttcattttcaacagTGCGCAAAAGGACGAAGAACGCATAAAATTTTACGAGCCACGCCAGAGACTTGGAGGAACGACTCCCACGGCAAAAGTTTAGCTTTCGtgttggccataaaaagcCTGACGGGTTTTATTTACcaaagcaaaagagagagagacagagagagcgacagacaaagagagagagagaggaagtgTGCCTGAGCGTATGCAGTTGATTTGGAGTTCGAAAAACTGAACGCTTCAATGGAGTTAACGCCGAGGTTCATTGGGGGATTTGCGTCTAATGCAAAAAAGCAAGGGCACAAAATAAAAGGTTTAGGGTTAAGTTTGGGGAATTC encodes the following:
- the LOC133841037 gene encoding tyrosine-protein kinase-like otk; its protein translation is MDMNMLLMLSLAIALCAPSLASSSRSIQPGQSQAIIENDAVDFSCEARASGPSSDLHYEWLHNGQQIVYDKRVQQIDGNLHIESVQRDDAGDFVCIATSVASGARQESPSAKLSVIYLDSASVQLLGSNRNELLLKCHVEGASGDEPLRIEWYRDSAKLSTWQNVELQQHRLLVRQPSSADDGFYRCIASNAAARVMSKQGFVYQHQHENHTSGIPKCLPRLKKNQKLPESWGKQVFLCRGKRGGAGGMDQSLSLPPSPEGLRIEQGPNAKLIIKEGDSAALSCLYELPAELQNQRIQLRWRKDGKVLRHVELGSALIPGQTLDFSKDALLREDGRLVLHKQNGTLSFSSIIASDAGQYMCQLQLEGHAAVNSAPGTLDVIEQLKFMPQPTSKNLELGILGKLHCKAQGTPTPQVQWLRDAANDSLPEHVDDINGTLTFKNVSAEHRGNYTCVASNSQGQINATVSINVVVTPKFSVAPVGPIETTEQGVAVIHCQAIGDPKPTIQWDKDLQFLSENNTDRQRFSFLENGTLEIRNVQAEDEGKYGCTIGNSAGLKREEVRLLVRSNGDGFITEESAGDGFLVTRAVLITMTVALAYIVLVVGLMLWCRYRRQARKARLNELSIKEAGGDQPESGKNTEQEPCLAKQSRNGHGKSRGANGDAQKSDDTACSQQSRASKKSAHIYEQLALPRSGLSELIQIGRGEFGDVFVGKLKASLVSTQSQSDKDTDPEKQHSNSENGSGASGSGSTTLSTLNEKRRSKTSMDDIEEIKEEEPSQPDQTETTPDQLVLVKALNKVKDEQACQEFRRQLDLLRAISHKGVVRLFGLCREKDPHYMVLEYTDWGDLKQFLLATAGKVNTATAGSSPPPLTTSQMLAVAYQIARGMDAIYRARFTHRDLATRNCVISSEFIVKVAYPALCKDKYSREYHKHRNTLLPIRWLAPECIQEDEYTTKSDIFAFGVVVWELFNQATKLPHEDLTNEQVVQRAMANTLEWSVADSTPASLKEILLTCWLTNPKERPSFSQLGAALSKAMQSAEK